The following DNA comes from Parus major isolate Abel unplaced genomic scaffold, Parus_major1.1 Scaffold1662, whole genome shotgun sequence.
AACTCCATCCTGTCCATCCCATTCCAGGGGGTGGAACTCCATCCTGTCCATAAAATCCCAATGGGGTTTAACTCCACCCtgtccatcccatcccaatgGGGTGGAACTCCACCCTGCCCAGCAGAAACTCCTCCAGAGACACGGAGGGGAAGTAAAACCAGCTCTTGGCAAGCCTTGCCCCAGGCTGAGGTGCTCCGAGGTCTCTGCGAGCTCCAAGCAAGGACAGTCAGGGAGCGCCTCCCCAGAATTAATAATTAACCCGTTTGTATCCCAGGAGACACGGCCAGGGGAAGGGTCAGAAAGGAGCCCTGGGAATTCAGGAGCCCTACCTGAGTCCTTGGCTTTCTTGGCAGCATCTGAGATATAATCCTGTGAGCGCCCATCGGTGAAGACAATCCCCACCTTGGGGACCCCGGGGCGTGCCCCGTTGATGGCAGCAAAGGAGCTGTCAACGAGGTACTTGAGAGCCTGGCCTGTCATGGTCCCCTTCTCCATGTAGGACATTTTCTTCACCGCTGCTTTGATGTCCTTCTTGTTCTTGAACTGCCCCAGGGGGAACTCCTGCCGGACAGAGCTGGAGTACTGCACCAGCCCAACCTGGGCCTGCTTGTCCGACACCTCCAGCGAATCCACGATTTGGTTGATGAATTTCTTCACCAGCTCGAAGTTCTCGGGCCTCACACTCTTGGAGCCGTCGATGAGGAACACAAGATCAAGAGCAGACCCCAAGCCACCGTTGCAAGCTGAGGGAAAACACGAGAACAGGGcagaaggaaacagcagcaaagaccTCAGTAAAtgatgcaggaaaacagaacttaATGCCACTTATTGAGGGGATGGGGTTAACCCAAGAAAACCCAACAAGAGATCACAGCAATGCTTTGAAATCCTGCTTGTGAGAGCAGAGTTTCCATTTCTGCCTTCTGGGAGCAGAACATCCCCGTGCTGTCCCCTCTGGGCCAGGCTCAGGCACCCCTCACGTACCGGTGCAGGTCTTGCCGTCGCTGTTGAGGCTGAAGCCGTCCCTGCAGGCACACCTGTAGGTCCCCGGGGTGCTGACACACACCTGCTCGCAGTCGTGG
Coding sequences within:
- the LOC107199648 gene encoding cartilage matrix protein, which gives rise to VSDLCATGDHDCEQVCVSTPGTYRCACRDGFSLNSDGKTCTACNGGLGSALDLVFLIDGSKSVRPENFELVKKFINQIVDSLEVSDKQAQVGLVQYSSSVRQEFPLGQFKNKKDIKAAVKKMSYMEKGTMTGQALKYLVDSSFAAINGARPGVPKVGIVFTDGRSQDYISDAAKKAKDS